The following nucleotide sequence is from Pseudomonas putida S13.1.2.
GGCACTGAAAGATTACCCAGCGCTTTATCGCGAGTTGTATGCGCGCCATAGCGACGTTGGCAACGAGGAAGTAGAGCGCGGGCGCCAGGAGATGCTGGAGCATCTGGGTGGCAAGCCCAAGGCGTTGACGCTGCAAACCTGGCTGGGCGAACGTGTTCCGGATGCCATGCAGAGCCGCCTGATCGAACAGCGTCTGCACGCCCATCAGGGCGGCCCTGTGATCGGCATTATCGTGGTGGACGCTGATGGGCACGCAGATGCATTGAAAGCTTCTCTGCAAAGCCTGAACAGCGATCACTGCCTTTATTCCACGTTGAAAATTGTCGCGTTGACGCCGGGCGAGGCGCCCGCGACTTCGGCGCAGGATACGCTGCATTTCATGCGTTTGACCGATGCCAGCCTGAGCGATCAGCTGAACCAGGCAGTTCAGGCGGGTGAATTCGACTGGTTCATGCTGGTAGAGGCGGGGAGTGAGTTCACTGCAAGTGGCTTGCTGATTGCCGCGCTTGACCTGTTGGCGGCGCCGGGCTGTCGGGCCGTTTATGGTGATGAAGGTTTGCGTTGCGCCGGGTCGGAAATGGGCGCTGCGCTGCGCCCTGATCTCAACCTTGACCTGCTGCTCAGTTTGCCGGCAAGCCTGTCACGCCACTGGCTGTTCAACCGTCAGGTGTGGCTGGAAATGGGCGGCTTCCGCCAGGAAGCGGGCCAGGCGTTCGAGCTGGATTACATTCTGCGCCTGATCGAATCTGCCGGTTTCGAGGGGCTGGGGCATATCAGCGAGCCGTTGTTGGTCTGCGATGCCCCGTCGCTGCGCGACTGCCCGGACGAGCGCGGGGTCATCCAGCGCCATCTGCATGCACGCGGTTTTGCCCAGGCGCGCATCGGGTCTCGTCTGCCCGGGCGTTATGATCTGGACTATGGCGCCCCCGGCGACGCGCCGGTCAGCATCCTGATCCTGCTCCAGGGCAACAGCACCGAGCGGGTGCAGCGTTGCATGGAAACCATTCTGGAGAAGACAACCTATCGAAACTACGAGGTGCTGCTGCTGGCGCGTGATAATGCCGGCCCGGCAGTAAACGGCTGGCTCGACAACGTTGCCCGGCTTGGCACCGATGCCATTCGTTGCATGCGTTTCCCGGCTGGCATGGCGCCTGTGCAAATGCGCAACCAGGCAGCCGGGCAGGCCCGTGGTGATTTCCTGCTGTGGCTGGACGAAGGCGCTGCGGTGCTCGATAACGATTGGTTGCAGCAGATGCTCAACCACGGCATGCGCCAGGAAGTCGGCGTGGTGGGGGCCAAACTGGTGGCGGGGGACGCTACCATCAGCCATGCCGGTTTCGTGCTCGGCCTGAATGGCCCTGTTGGCGAAGCTTTTGCCGGTCAGCCGATGGCCGCGTCCGGCTATCTGCAGCGCCTGCAAGTGGACCAGAACTATGTCGCCGTGAGCGGCAAGTGCCTGCTGGTGAACAAAAGCCTGTTCCTGGAGGCGGGCGGTTTCGACGAGTCCCCCGAGTTGCAGCGCTGGACGGATGTTGATCTGTGCCTGCGCCTGCACCGTGGCGGCTACCTGAACGTGTGGACGCCGCGTGTTCAGTTGCTGCTCAGTGAGGATGCTGTAACGCCGGCCACCGCTGCAGAAGAAGATGCCTTGTATGACCGCTGGCTGCCTGTACTGGCACGTGACCCGCTCCACAACCCGAACTTCTCGCTGTCTTCCAGCAATGGCCTCGGCCTGGCGCCCTCCGGTCTGAGCTGGCGACCGTTGTCGTCCTGGAAACCGCTGCCGACCATCCTCGCCCATGCGGCGGACAGAGGAGGGTGTGGCAACTACCGGGTCATCCAGCCGCTGGATACGCTCAACCGCGAGGGGCTGGCCGAGGGGGTGGTGGCGTGGAATTATCTGGCGCCTGCCGAACTTGAGCGTTATCAGCCCGACAGCATCATCCTGCAGCGCCAGGTTGGCGATGAGCAGATTGAGCATATACGCCGGATGCACGCGTTTTCGCGGGCTTTCAAGGTCTTCGAGCTGGACGACTACCTGCCCAACCTGCCACTCAAGAGCGTGCACAGGGCGCACATGCCCAAGGACATTTTGCGGTCCATACGTCGCGGTTTGTCCTATGTGGACCGCTTTGTCGTTTCCACGCAGCCGCTGGCCGAGGCCTTCGCCGGCCTGCATGGCGATATCCGCGTGGTACACAACACGCTGGATACCCGCTACTGGGGGAACCTCAAGGCCCTGCGCCGGCAGTCGCGCAAACCGCGTGTCGGCTGGGCGGGTGGGGCGAGCCATACGGGCGACCTGGAAGTGATCGCGGACGTGGTCAAGGAATTGGCCAACGAGGTGGAGTGGGTGTTCTTCGGGATGTGCCCGGACAAGCTGCGGCCCTATGTTCATGAGTTCCACGAGGGTGTTTCGATTGAGCAATACCCGCGGGTTCTGGCCAGCATGAACCTGGACCTGGCCCTGGCTCCCGTCGAGCAGAACCTGTTCAACGAGTGCAAGAGCAACCTGCGTTTGCTGGAGTACGGTGCCTGTGGTTACCCGGTGATCGCCAGCGACCTGCGTTGCTACCAGGGCTACAGCGATTTGCCGGTCACACTGGTGAAGAACCGTTTCCGTGGTTGGGTAGATGCCATCCGCATGCACATCTCTGATCTGGATGCCACGGCGAAGGCGGGCGATGCACTGCGCAATGCAGTGCTGGGCACCTGGATGCTCGAAGGTGACAACCTGAGCAACTGGCGCAAGGCCTGGCTGCCGGACTGATACATGGCCGTAGGCCTGTGCCGGCCTCTTCGCGGGTAAACCCGCTCCCACAGGATCAGCACAGGCCTCAAGCCCTGCGCTGATCCTGTGGGAGCGGGTTTACCCGCTAATGGGCCAGCACAGGCAACCCAAATCCCCATCTCCGGCACGGCTATTGCTACACCGCTGGCAACACACCGTTTTTATGACGGTCAGCCACGCGAGAGAGCACGATGCCCCAGGCCGCCCACGTAACCCGAGCCCCCAATCAGCAGGGGCAAACCCCGGTCGAGCAGGACAGCCACCAGGGTATCGAGCAAGCCTTCGCCCTGTTCAACCAGGTGTCCAGCCAACTCAGCCAGTCCTACAGCCTGCTCGAAGCCCGGGTCAGTGAACTCAAAGGCGAGCTGGCCGTGGTCAGTGCCCAGCGCATCGAAGAGCTGAGCGAAAAGGAACGCCTGGCCAACCGCCTGCAGAACCTGCTGGCCCTGCTACCCGGCGGGGTAATCGTGATCGATGGCCATGGCCTTGTACGTGAAGCCAACCCGGCTGCTTGCGAACTGCTCGGTGAACCGCTGATCGGCGAACTGTGGCGCCAGGTGATCGCCCGCAGCTTTGCGCCGCGCAAGGACGATGGCCACGAAGTCTCGCTACGCGATGGCCGTCGACTGTCCATCGCCACCCGCTCGCTGGATGCCGAACCCGGCCAACTGGTGCTGCTCAACGACCTGACTGAAACCCGTCGCCTGCAAGACCAACTGGCCCGCCACGAGCGGCTGTCGTCGCTGGGGCGCATGGTCGCCTCGCTGGCCCACCAGATCCGCACGCCGTTGTCGGCCGCCATGCTCTATGCCAGCCACCTGGCCGATAGCGAGCAAGCGTTGAGCGCGGAAACCCGCCAGCGCTTCGCCAGTACCCTGAAGGAGCGCCTGCACGAGCTGGAGCACCAGGTGCGTGACATGCTGGTGTTCGCCCGTGGCGAGTTGCCGCTGGGTGATCGGGTTACCCCGAAAGCGTTGTTCCAGGCCCTGCAGCAAGCGGCCCAGGTCCATGTTCAAGGGCATGCAGTGCGCTGGCAGTGCGACAGCCATCTGGGCGAGTTGCTGTGTAACCGCGACACCCTGGTCGGTGCCTTGCTCAACCTGATCGAGAATGCCTTGCAGGCCAGCGAAGGCCCGGGGCGGTTGAAGGTGCACCTGTTCCGCCGCGAGCACACCCTGCATATGTGCGTGAGTGATGCCGGTAGTGGTATCGACGCCGAGTTGTTGGCGCGTCTGGGTGAGCCGTTCCTGACTACCAAAGCCACCGGCACCGGCCTGGGCCTGGCGGTGGTTCAGGCTGTGGTGCGTGCGCACCAGGGTGCAATCAGCTTGCGTTCGAAAGTGGGCCGTGGCACCTGCGTGCGGGTAGAGCTGCCGCTGATCGACGGGCAATTGGCGGAGGGGGTGTAATGGCAATCAAGGTGCTGCTGGTCGAGGACGACCGCGTATTGCGCCAGGCGCTGGGCGATACCCTGGAAATCGGCGGTTTCGCCTACCAGGCCGTGGGCAGTGCCGAAGAAGCGCTGGAGGCGGTGCTGGATGACGCCTTCAGCCTGGTGGTCAGCGATGTGAACATGCCCGGCATGGACGGGCATCAGTTGTTGAGCCAGTTGCGCCGCCAGCAACCCCAGCTGCCGGTGCTGTTGATGACGGCGCACGCCGCCGTCGAGCGTGCCGTCGAGGCCATGCGCCAAGGTGCTGCCGACTATCTGGTCAAGCCGTTCGAGCCCAAGGCGCTGCTCAGCCTGGTCGAGCGGCATGCCGCCGGGCGGGTGTCCGCTGACGAGGGCCCGGTGGCCTGCGAGCCGGCCAGCCGCCAATTGCTGGAGCTGGCCGCGCGTGTGGCGCGCAGTGACTCGACCGTGCTGATTTCTGGTGAGTCCGGCACCGGCAAGGAAGTGCTGGCGCGCTACATCCACCAGCAATCGCCGCGAGCGGCGCAGCCCTTCGTGGCAATCAACTGCGCGGCCATCCCCGACAACATGCTCGAAGCCACCCTGTTCGGCCATGAAAAGGGCGCTTTCACCGGTGCCATCGCCGCCCAGGCCGGCAAGTTCGAGCAGGCCGAAGGGGGCACCCTGCTGCTCGACGAAATCTCGGAAATGCCAATGGCCTTGCAGGCCAAGCTGCTGCGCGTGCTGCAGGAGCGCGAAGTGGAGCGGGTAGGCGGGCGCAAGCCGATCAGCCTGGACATCCGTGTGCTGGCCACGACCAACCGTGACCTGGCCGGCGAAGTGGCCGCCGGGCGCTTCCGGGAAGACCTGTACTACCGCCTGTCGGTGTTCCCCCTGGCCTGGTGCCCGCTGCGTGAGCGCCCGGGCGACATCCTGCAACTGGCCGAGCGCCTGCTGGCGCGCCATGCGGCCAAGATGAAACACGCCCCGGTACGCCTGTCGCCGCAGGCCCGGGCCTGCCTGCAGGCCTATGCCTGGCCGGGCAACGTGCGCGAACTGGACAACGCGCTTCAGCGGGCGCTGATCCTGCAGCAGGGTGGCGTGATCGAGGCGGCGGATTTCTGTCTGGCAGGCGCCATTCCATTGTCAGCCAGCACAGAGCCATCACCTGAAGTCTCGGCCGAGGCGAGCGGGCTGGGCGATGACATGCGCCGCCATGAGTACCAGATGATCATCGACACCCTGCGCGCCGAGCGCGGTCGGCGCAAAGAGGCGGCCGAACGCCTGGGCATCAGCCCGCGCACCTTGCGTTACAAGCTGGCGCAGATGCGCGATGCCGGGTTTGACGTCGAGGCCAGCCTGTTCGGCTGACACTGCGCCCCGCTGTGAATGCAGTCACCCCTGTGGGAGCGGGCGTGCCCGCGAAGAACCCCACGCGGTGGCTGGCACCGGCTGCGCCGGTGTTCGCGGGCTCGCCCGCTCCCACAGGGGCCGTGTAAGCCCGTGAAAGGTGATTGCCAAGGCTGGCACCTTTGTTGCTTTACGTAGGCTATTCGCCGCATGAGTGTCAAAAAAATGCGGCCGCAGGAGAGAGAAGGGTCATGAGCCAAGGTGTTGAATTCAATCGTCTGATGCTGGACATGCGGGCCATGCAGGCCGATGCCATGTCGCTGCCAAAGGTCACCGCTGCCCCCGAGCTGGCACCGGGGCAGAGTACCTTTGCCGACATGCTTGGCCAGGCCATCGGCAAGGTGCATGAGACGCAGCAGGCATCGACCCAGCTGGCCAATGCCTTCGAGATCGGCAAGAGCGGCGTCGACCTGACCGACGTGATGATCGCTTCGCAAAAGGCCAGCGTGTCGATGCAGGCCATGACCCAGGTACGCAACAAGCTGGTCCAGGCGTATCAGGACATCATGCAGATGCCGGTTTGAGGACGGACGTAGACCATGGCTGAAGCAGTCGTCGACAACGCCCCCGCCAAGACTGGCTCGGCAGCGGCCAAGCGCCCGCTGCCAGGTATGTCGTTCCTGGAAAACATCGCGCAGATGCCCATGCTGCGCCAAGTCGGCCTCATGGTCGGCCTGGCGGCCAGCGTGGCAATCGGCTTCGCCGTGGTGCTGTGGTCGCAACAACCCGATTACCGTCCGCTGTACGGCAGCCTGTCGGGCATGGACACCAAGCAGGTCATGGACACCCTGGGTGCTGCTGACATTCCCTACAACGTTGAGCCCAACTCCGGTGCTCTGCTGGTCAAGGCCGACGACCTCTCCCGTGCGCGCCTGAAACTGGCGGCCGCTGGCGTGGCGCCCAGCGATGGCAATGTCGGCTTCGAACTGCTCGACAAGGAGCAGGGCCTGGGCACCAGCCAGTTCATGGAAGCCACGCGCTACCGCCGCAGCCTGGAAGGCGAACTGGCGCGTACCGTTTCCAGCCTTAACAACGTCAAGGCCGCGCGCGTGCACCTGGCCATCCCGAAAAGCTCGGTGTTCGTGCGTGACGACCGCAAGCCCAGCGCCTCGGTACTGGTCGAACTGTACCCGGGCCGCGCCCTGGAGGCCGGTCAGGTGTTGGCTATCGTCAACCTGGTGGCGACCAGTGTGCCGGAGCTGGACAAATCCCAGGTCACCGTGGTCGACCAGAAGGGTAATTTGCTGTCCGAGCAGTTGCAGGACTCTGCCCTGACCGAAGCCGGCAAGCAGTACGACTACAGCCGCCGCATGGAAAGCATGCTCACCCAGCGCGTGCGCAACATCCTGCAGCCCGTGCTGGGCAATGACCGCTACAAGGCCGAGGTGTCTGCCGACCTGGACTTCAGTGCCGTCGAGTCCACCGCCGAGCAGTTCAACCCCGACCAGCCGGCGCTGCGCAGCGAACAGTCGGTTGACGAACAACGCGCCAGCAGCCAGGGCCCGCAAGGCGTGCCTGGCGCGCTGAGCAACCAGCCGCCAGGCGCTGCCTCGGCACCGCAAACCACCGGTGGCGCCGCTACCCCGGCCGCAGCCATTCAGCCTGGCCAACCGCTGGTGGATGCCAACGGCCAGCAGATCATGGACCCGGCCACCGGCCAACCGATGCTCGCACCGTACCCGTCGGACAAACGCCAGCAAAGCACCAAGAACTTCGAGCTGGACCGCTCCATCAGCCACACCCGCCAGCAGCAGGGGCGCATGACCCGCCTGTCGGTGGCAGTGGTGGTAGACGACCAGGTCAAGATCGACCCGGCCACCGGCAACACCAGCCGTGCACCGTGGGCTGCCGAAGACCTGGCGCGCTTCACCCGCCTGGTGCAGGACGCGGTGGGCTTCGACGCCAGCCGTGGTGACAGCGTAACGGTAATCAACGTGCCATTTGCCGCCGATCGTAACGAAGAAATTGCCGATATCGCCTTCTACCAGCAGCCGTGGTTCTGGGACATCGTCAAGCAAGTGCTGGGCGTGGTGTTCATCCTGGTGCTGGTGTTCGGCGTGCTGCGGCCGGTGCTCAACAACATCACAGGGGGCGGCAAGCAGGCTGCTTCGGATAGCGACATGGAGCTGGGCGGCATGGTGGGGTTGGATGGCGAACTGGCCAACGACCGCGTCAGCCTGGGTGGCCCGACAAGCATTCTGCTGCCTAGCCCGAGCGAGGGTTACGAGGCACAGCTCAACGCAATCAAAGGCCTGGTGGCCGAAGACCCGGGCCGTGTAGCCCAGGTCGTCAAAGACTGGATCAACGCCGATGAGTGATAACCGAGCCGTTACCGCCAAGCTGAGCCGCGTCGACAAGGCGGCAATCCTGCTGCTCTCGCTGGGCGAGACCGATGCGGCCCAGGTGCTGCGCCATATGGGCCCCAAGGAAGTGCAGCGGGTGGGTGTGGCCATGGCGCAGATGGGTAATGTGCACCGTGACCAGGTCGAGCAGGTAATGAGCGAGTTCGTCGACATTGTCGGCGACCAGACCAGCCTGGGCGTGGGGTCTGATGCCTACATCCGCAAGATGCTCAACCAGGCGCTGGGCGAGGACAAGGCCAATGGCCTGGTCGACCGCATCCTGCTGGGTGGCAACACCAGCGGCCTGGACAGCCTGAAGTGGATGGAGCCGCGCGCCGTAGCCGACGTGATCCGCTACGAGCACCCGCAGATCCAGGCCATCGTGGTCGCTTACCTCGACCCTGACCAGGCCGGTGAGGTGCTGAGCAACTTCGACCACAAGGTGCGCCTGGACATCGTCTTGCGCGTGTCGTCGCTGAACACCGTGCAGCCGGCGGCGCTGAAAGAGTTGAACCAGATCCTCGAGAAGCAGTTCTCGGGCAACTCCAACGCCGCGCGTACCACCTTGGGCGGCATCAAGCGCGCTGCCGACATCATGAACTTCCTCGACAGCTCCGTGGAAGGTGCGCTGATGGACGCGATCCGCGAAGTCGACAGCGACCTGTCGGAGCAGATCGAAGACCTGATGTTCGTCTTCAACAACCTGGCCGACGTCGACGACCGTGGTATCCAGGCGCTGCTGCGCGAAGTGTCGTCCGACGTGCTGGTGGTGTCGCTCAAGGGTGCAGACGAGCGGGTCAAGGACAAGATTTTCAAGAACATGTCCAAACGTGCCTCGGAACTGCTGCGCGACGACCTGGAGGCCAAGGGGCCGGTGCGGGTCAGCGATGTGGAAACGGCGCAGAAGGAAATCCTCACCATCGCCCGCCGCATGGCCGAGGCCGGCGAGATCGTGCTCGGCGGCAAGGGTGCCGAGGAAATGATCTGATCCATCAGGTCAGGAAAAAATGGTGGGGCTGGTGCGGTCATTGTGGGAGCTGGCTTGCCGGCGATGAGGCCAGCCCAGGCAGAGTCGTTGCATGGCAAGGGCTGCGCCCTTGATCGCCGGCAAGCCAGCTCCCACAAGGCCCTTATGGGTCGAACATGCTTGTTGAGTACTTTAAAACATGTCCAGCAAAGAACATCACCCAAGCGACCTGATCCGTGCCCGCGACCTTGAAGGCGTGGATGTATGGACGCTGCCCAGCTTCGACCCGCAGCCAGAGCCCGTACCCGAGCCTGAGCCGGAACCCGAGCCGGTCGAGGAAGAAATCGA
It contains:
- a CDS encoding glycosyltransferase; the protein is MGIAGVQLGQEQKAFLLSDEQWEKLQALFPLGPLQTYGNANGLVFERVLVADVTGHYDSVLLIEQVHASSQVLTFSADTRRYLMQLENSRDGAQLLEQFDRVFLPAKEAFTGQDLVRLNQPLELPLAELSLRSAFSAKASVHGRDAIELAGAHFALCDLEPELSGWLSPEWQSCLLSGAVPVHTATASVPEWFPRDCYVDGSAFSNSGDLFAFLDGMQWAEYEALASRLRSFLMQGSARPDERIYPYTVDFWINALTSAIALDATAVRGAAPLLSVVIPAYNYGRYLGQAVRSVLSQGVEEVEVLVVDNDSTDNTQLVMAEFSSDTRVRYMRNRRNFGAGNSSQNGFWAAKGKYMILFMADDFMNPGHVQRLLPAMESNAQVALGYSPICWVSEQGEPVPGPRHPGHRGADYFGGRNEVADLLIYDSYITPSAAIIRRDAFFKAWRRDVRIRGSGDWQLMVQLAELYPDFAFSAVPGVSYRVHAAQHSHEFYVSCAPLEGHTCILEGVFERGNEGRLKGYEREVAAHLKRRLTLYPQEQDTGLGRRVRQLCGRLEALAQDAERTLFSIILTTFNRPQLLRDALNSVAHQSFKDFDVILVNDNGDPVESLLADYDFPITYIRQGRNRGPAAARNAALHLARGRYVVYLDDDDLYLPDHLETLAKALDTHPDSVVYTDAVFIQETLAAGKRTEVAREQRYPHEAYSRERLLVNNYIPINTFACPRALALAVGDFDESLAGLEDWDFLMRLSARSAFHHVRCETVEVRMRRDDSAPARRSEQALKDYPALYRELYARHSDVGNEEVERGRQEMLEHLGGKPKALTLQTWLGERVPDAMQSRLIEQRLHAHQGGPVIGIIVVDADGHADALKASLQSLNSDHCLYSTLKIVALTPGEAPATSAQDTLHFMRLTDASLSDQLNQAVQAGEFDWFMLVEAGSEFTASGLLIAALDLLAAPGCRAVYGDEGLRCAGSEMGAALRPDLNLDLLLSLPASLSRHWLFNRQVWLEMGGFRQEAGQAFELDYILRLIESAGFEGLGHISEPLLVCDAPSLRDCPDERGVIQRHLHARGFAQARIGSRLPGRYDLDYGAPGDAPVSILILLQGNSTERVQRCMETILEKTTYRNYEVLLLARDNAGPAVNGWLDNVARLGTDAIRCMRFPAGMAPVQMRNQAAGQARGDFLLWLDEGAAVLDNDWLQQMLNHGMRQEVGVVGAKLVAGDATISHAGFVLGLNGPVGEAFAGQPMAASGYLQRLQVDQNYVAVSGKCLLVNKSLFLEAGGFDESPELQRWTDVDLCLRLHRGGYLNVWTPRVQLLLSEDAVTPATAAEEDALYDRWLPVLARDPLHNPNFSLSSSNGLGLAPSGLSWRPLSSWKPLPTILAHAADRGGCGNYRVIQPLDTLNREGLAEGVVAWNYLAPAELERYQPDSIILQRQVGDEQIEHIRRMHAFSRAFKVFELDDYLPNLPLKSVHRAHMPKDILRSIRRGLSYVDRFVVSTQPLAEAFAGLHGDIRVVHNTLDTRYWGNLKALRRQSRKPRVGWAGGASHTGDLEVIADVVKELANEVEWVFFGMCPDKLRPYVHEFHEGVSIEQYPRVLASMNLDLALAPVEQNLFNECKSNLRLLEYGACGYPVIASDLRCYQGYSDLPVTLVKNRFRGWVDAIRMHISDLDATAKAGDALRNAVLGTWMLEGDNLSNWRKAWLPD
- a CDS encoding sensor histidine kinase, yielding MPQAAHVTRAPNQQGQTPVEQDSHQGIEQAFALFNQVSSQLSQSYSLLEARVSELKGELAVVSAQRIEELSEKERLANRLQNLLALLPGGVIVIDGHGLVREANPAACELLGEPLIGELWRQVIARSFAPRKDDGHEVSLRDGRRLSIATRSLDAEPGQLVLLNDLTETRRLQDQLARHERLSSLGRMVASLAHQIRTPLSAAMLYASHLADSEQALSAETRQRFASTLKERLHELEHQVRDMLVFARGELPLGDRVTPKALFQALQQAAQVHVQGHAVRWQCDSHLGELLCNRDTLVGALLNLIENALQASEGPGRLKVHLFRREHTLHMCVSDAGSGIDAELLARLGEPFLTTKATGTGLGLAVVQAVVRAHQGAISLRSKVGRGTCVRVELPLIDGQLAEGV
- a CDS encoding sigma-54-dependent transcriptional regulator produces the protein MAIKVLLVEDDRVLRQALGDTLEIGGFAYQAVGSAEEALEAVLDDAFSLVVSDVNMPGMDGHQLLSQLRRQQPQLPVLLMTAHAAVERAVEAMRQGAADYLVKPFEPKALLSLVERHAAGRVSADEGPVACEPASRQLLELAARVARSDSTVLISGESGTGKEVLARYIHQQSPRAAQPFVAINCAAIPDNMLEATLFGHEKGAFTGAIAAQAGKFEQAEGGTLLLDEISEMPMALQAKLLRVLQEREVERVGGRKPISLDIRVLATTNRDLAGEVAAGRFREDLYYRLSVFPLAWCPLRERPGDILQLAERLLARHAAKMKHAPVRLSPQARACLQAYAWPGNVRELDNALQRALILQQGGVIEAADFCLAGAIPLSASTEPSPEVSAEASGLGDDMRRHEYQMIIDTLRAERGRRKEAAERLGISPRTLRYKLAQMRDAGFDVEASLFG
- the fliE gene encoding flagellar hook-basal body complex protein FliE; this translates as MSQGVEFNRLMLDMRAMQADAMSLPKVTAAPELAPGQSTFADMLGQAIGKVHETQQASTQLANAFEIGKSGVDLTDVMIASQKASVSMQAMTQVRNKLVQAYQDIMQMPV
- the fliF gene encoding flagellar basal-body MS-ring/collar protein FliF, which gives rise to MAEAVVDNAPAKTGSAAAKRPLPGMSFLENIAQMPMLRQVGLMVGLAASVAIGFAVVLWSQQPDYRPLYGSLSGMDTKQVMDTLGAADIPYNVEPNSGALLVKADDLSRARLKLAAAGVAPSDGNVGFELLDKEQGLGTSQFMEATRYRRSLEGELARTVSSLNNVKAARVHLAIPKSSVFVRDDRKPSASVLVELYPGRALEAGQVLAIVNLVATSVPELDKSQVTVVDQKGNLLSEQLQDSALTEAGKQYDYSRRMESMLTQRVRNILQPVLGNDRYKAEVSADLDFSAVESTAEQFNPDQPALRSEQSVDEQRASSQGPQGVPGALSNQPPGAASAPQTTGGAATPAAAIQPGQPLVDANGQQIMDPATGQPMLAPYPSDKRQQSTKNFELDRSISHTRQQQGRMTRLSVAVVVDDQVKIDPATGNTSRAPWAAEDLARFTRLVQDAVGFDASRGDSVTVINVPFAADRNEEIADIAFYQQPWFWDIVKQVLGVVFILVLVFGVLRPVLNNITGGGKQAASDSDMELGGMVGLDGELANDRVSLGGPTSILLPSPSEGYEAQLNAIKGLVAEDPGRVAQVVKDWINADE
- the fliG gene encoding flagellar motor switch protein FliG, producing the protein MSDNRAVTAKLSRVDKAAILLLSLGETDAAQVLRHMGPKEVQRVGVAMAQMGNVHRDQVEQVMSEFVDIVGDQTSLGVGSDAYIRKMLNQALGEDKANGLVDRILLGGNTSGLDSLKWMEPRAVADVIRYEHPQIQAIVVAYLDPDQAGEVLSNFDHKVRLDIVLRVSSLNTVQPAALKELNQILEKQFSGNSNAARTTLGGIKRAADIMNFLDSSVEGALMDAIREVDSDLSEQIEDLMFVFNNLADVDDRGIQALLREVSSDVLVVSLKGADERVKDKIFKNMSKRASELLRDDLEAKGPVRVSDVETAQKEILTIARRMAEAGEIVLGGKGAEEMI